One Alteromonas sp. KC3 DNA segment encodes these proteins:
- a CDS encoding M16 family metallopeptidase yields the protein MKFKRKLLVTAVTALCTLSAFSTIAKETPPVGGQPKDFVVPETDTVTLNNGLKVTFIPYGKTPKVTLQLRTGTGNIDDGESIWLSDISYEMLRQGTHTYTAKQLAESVASMGGEVNTSVGMDSSFIGMSVLSEFGDDAVALIADMVMNAKFETNDLERIKTDTQRRLTVSLSNPSSIANEAFYNSVFGNHPYGRLYPTSESISGLTAQNTADFVKTNIVPNRSHLYVSGVFNKNEVAKAVEASFGQWEKGETVERKTVLTQTGPSFEILAREGAPQSTLRLGLATLSPAHDDYMKMSLMNTLLGGAFSSRITSNIREDKGYTYSPRSSMVDRVGTGVWYEAADVTAESTGAALDEIIKEINLLATEAPTAEELEGIKNYMAGIFVLRNSSRTAIISQLAFTELHGLDESYLADYVKTIYAITPEEIKAVTAKYLDVNKMHLTIVGDTESVMPQLKEVEALKPFM from the coding sequence ATGAAATTTAAGAGAAAACTTCTCGTCACCGCGGTGACAGCATTGTGCACGTTGAGCGCATTTTCAACTATAGCAAAAGAGACACCGCCTGTAGGTGGGCAGCCCAAAGATTTTGTTGTGCCCGAAACCGATACAGTAACACTCAATAATGGTTTAAAAGTTACCTTTATTCCTTATGGTAAAACGCCCAAAGTGACATTGCAGTTACGCACCGGCACGGGCAACATTGACGATGGCGAAAGCATATGGCTTTCAGATATCAGCTATGAAATGCTGCGCCAAGGCACCCATACTTACACAGCAAAACAATTAGCAGAGTCAGTAGCGAGCATGGGGGGTGAAGTAAATACTTCAGTGGGTATGGATTCAAGCTTCATCGGTATGAGTGTACTATCTGAATTTGGTGACGACGCTGTGGCATTAATTGCTGATATGGTTATGAATGCCAAGTTTGAAACCAATGACCTTGAGCGCATTAAAACAGATACTCAGCGACGTCTAACCGTTTCACTTTCAAACCCCTCTTCAATTGCAAATGAAGCATTCTATAACTCGGTTTTTGGTAATCATCCATACGGTCGACTTTACCCTACAAGCGAGAGTATTTCTGGACTTACAGCACAAAATACAGCCGATTTCGTTAAGACAAATATTGTACCTAATCGCAGCCACCTTTATGTGTCAGGCGTGTTTAATAAAAATGAAGTGGCTAAGGCGGTAGAAGCTTCATTTGGTCAATGGGAGAAAGGTGAAACCGTTGAGCGCAAGACGGTGTTGACGCAAACTGGGCCGTCTTTTGAGATACTCGCGCGCGAAGGTGCGCCGCAGTCAACATTGAGACTTGGTCTAGCAACACTTTCACCCGCGCACGACGACTATATGAAAATGAGCCTGATGAATACGTTACTTGGCGGCGCATTTTCAAGCCGTATTACATCAAATATCCGCGAAGATAAGGGTTACACTTACTCTCCTCGTTCTTCAATGGTAGACCGCGTTGGTACGGGTGTTTGGTATGAAGCAGCCGATGTTACGGCAGAGTCAACAGGCGCTGCACTTGACGAGATCATTAAAGAGATCAATCTACTCGCAACCGAAGCACCGACTGCTGAAGAGCTCGAAGGGATCAAAAACTACATGGCTGGTATTTTTGTGCTAAGAAACTCATCACGTACTGCCATTATCTCTCAACTTGCGTTTACAGAGCTACATGGTTTGGACGAGAGTTATTTAGCTGACTATGTGAAAACCATTTACGCTATCACACCAGAAGAGATAAAAGCGGTCACCGCGAAATACCTGGACGTGAATAAAATGCACTTGACCATTGTTGGCGACACTGAAAGCGTGATGCCACAATTAAAAGAGGTTGAGGCACTAAAACCGTTTATGTAA
- a CDS encoding M16 family metallopeptidase codes for MKKLSLIAAGVLSVLLSGCGQDTRSQSETSVDQTSKIVEAASNVEMDVGYNVPVEYFTLDNGLKVVLSKDDTAPVVTVAVYYNIGFRNEPKDRTGFAHLFEHMMFQGSENLGKMEFIKLVNDNGGVLNGSTRFDFTNYFEIIPAHKLETFLWAEADRMKGLAITQENLTNQQGVVKNEVKVNVLNRPYGGFPWLDMPQYAFNNWYNAHNFYGDLADLDAANLEDVDAFFNMYYAPNNAVLAVVGDIDVAQAKQLVEKYFAAIPSTELAPQPDLTELRQEKEKVFNKFDKLAPKPAYAFAYKMPPRNTPEYYAMGIIDQILVQGEDSLLYQELVKNQQITGSVNGGINYLLGNMFNYNGPMLWMSSFTHDDTVSRDTITAAIDKVVNKLQETPLSEEEMERAIVKIRSSLFDAVDGFYGFGRADLLASFALFDNAPSKINELEANFKKVTPEIIAKTVKEYLRPTNRTILTVTPGEDPRAKPETTTDAAEQGE; via the coding sequence ATGAAAAAACTTTCCTTAATTGCGGCAGGTGTTCTGTCGGTATTGTTGAGTGGCTGTGGTCAAGACACGCGCTCACAATCAGAAACCTCGGTCGATCAAACCTCAAAAATAGTTGAGGCTGCAAGTAACGTTGAAATGGACGTTGGCTATAACGTGCCCGTCGAATACTTCACGTTAGACAATGGACTTAAGGTCGTTTTATCAAAAGATGACACTGCGCCTGTGGTCACTGTGGCTGTTTATTACAATATTGGCTTTAGAAATGAGCCTAAAGACCGCACAGGCTTTGCCCACCTTTTTGAGCACATGATGTTTCAAGGCTCTGAAAACTTAGGAAAGATGGAATTTATTAAGTTGGTCAATGACAATGGCGGCGTTTTAAACGGCTCGACACGGTTTGATTTCACTAACTACTTTGAAATTATTCCAGCGCATAAATTAGAAACATTTCTTTGGGCCGAAGCCGACAGAATGAAAGGGCTCGCAATAACGCAAGAAAATTTAACAAATCAGCAAGGTGTGGTTAAAAACGAAGTTAAAGTTAACGTGCTTAACCGACCTTACGGTGGTTTCCCATGGCTTGATATGCCTCAATACGCGTTTAACAACTGGTACAATGCGCACAATTTTTACGGCGACCTTGCCGATTTGGACGCTGCAAACCTTGAAGACGTAGACGCGTTTTTTAATATGTACTACGCTCCTAACAATGCGGTATTAGCCGTAGTTGGCGACATTGATGTTGCACAAGCTAAGCAATTGGTCGAAAAATACTTTGCTGCAATACCGTCGACTGAACTAGCCCCTCAACCTGACCTTACCGAACTTCGCCAAGAAAAAGAAAAGGTGTTTAATAAGTTCGACAAGCTTGCACCAAAACCTGCGTATGCTTTTGCTTATAAAATGCCACCGAGAAACACACCAGAATACTATGCAATGGGCATCATTGACCAAATTTTAGTGCAAGGTGAAGACAGTTTGTTGTATCAAGAACTTGTTAAAAATCAGCAAATCACGGGAAGTGTAAATGGTGGTATCAACTACTTGCTTGGCAACATGTTCAACTATAACGGGCCCATGCTTTGGATGAGTTCGTTTACCCATGACGATACCGTTAGCCGCGATACCATCACTGCAGCCATCGACAAGGTCGTTAACAAACTGCAAGAAACGCCACTGAGTGAAGAAGAAATGGAGCGCGCAATTGTTAAGATACGCTCTAGCCTATTTGATGCAGTAGACGGATTTTATGGTTTTGGTCGCGCAGATCTGTTAGCAAGTTTTGCCTTGTTTGATAATGCCCCAAGTAAAATTAATGAATTAGAAGCAAACTTTAAGAAAGTAACGCCCGAAATCATTGCTAAAACGGTTAAAGAGTATCTTCGCCCTACGAACCGTACCATTTTAACCGTCACGCCAGGTGAAGACCCTAGAGCCAAACCTGAAACGACAACTGACGCCGCGGAACAAGGAGAGTAA
- a CDS encoding FlgO family outer membrane protein, with protein MTGCTASQETQSQLAQTNSSTINALGNVEYYTYLLANELFADAGPSRQSRYAVVGFVPADTMKFDANHQHPLMLLGHQLEQGMITEATKRGFSTQEFKLSDDIIVSDESDRILTREIERLSNIERVDFYITGTMVYQESGAVVNARIINARNKDIVAAATRFFPAELFWQEERVTTRNGKLYRTESLR; from the coding sequence ATGACAGGGTGTACTGCTTCACAAGAAACGCAAAGCCAACTTGCTCAAACTAATTCATCAACGATAAATGCCCTTGGCAACGTTGAATATTATACCTATTTGCTTGCCAATGAGCTTTTTGCTGATGCGGGCCCATCACGCCAGTCTCGTTATGCAGTAGTGGGCTTTGTACCCGCTGATACAATGAAATTTGATGCTAATCATCAGCATCCACTGATGCTGCTTGGCCATCAACTAGAGCAGGGCATGATTACTGAGGCGACAAAACGGGGTTTTTCTACTCAAGAATTTAAGCTATCAGACGATATTATTGTTAGTGACGAAAGTGACAGAATACTGACGCGTGAAATTGAACGACTGTCTAATATTGAGCGTGTCGATTTTTATATTACTGGCACTATGGTGTATCAGGAATCTGGAGCAGTGGTAAATGCACGTATTATCAACGCGCGAAACAAAGATATTGTTGCCGCTGCCACGCGTTTTTTTCCAGCAGAATTGTTTTGGCAAGAAGAGCGCGTAACCACGCGTAACGGCAAGTTATACAGAACCGAGAGTTTGAGGTAA
- a CDS encoding ATP-binding cassette domain-containing protein, translating into MLSLFEFALSLPSGFKTPAFSIDIQTPCGHEKPTHYIVAGRNGAGKSLLLSAIAGDGKTVAGKREFDSEVAQVSIAAQQALIEEERRKDSADILDVIATPTRVRELFTRTNTDYINHPFFNTLVTILRIEHLLDAEFLALSTGETRKVIIVMAWLSNAKLIVLDEPFEGLDIDSAKAFSQFLTSQQQATLVITANKLSDIPQGILAYVIVMENLAVTWRSEKAISYESIIDELSTWFALSNNAVSLPQALLSHQITTSNTVEDKASPQVLISLKKGYVRYDGRTIFENLDFTVTQHTHWQIVGPNGSGKTCLLQMITGDNPHCYTNELTLFGIKRGTGESIWDIKKHIGIMSNALHMQYKVNASLEHVILSGFYDSIGLYAKASQEEKTCAAEWLAVLGMEDKKHTPFQSLSFGDQRLVLLARAMVKHPTLLILDEPCNGLDEFNRQKILKFIDIVANAKTSTVLYVTHHEDECLPSIPNRLNMQDYGPILSTV; encoded by the coding sequence ATGCTATCGCTTTTTGAATTTGCTCTTTCGTTGCCTTCAGGGTTTAAAACACCCGCTTTCTCAATCGATATTCAGACCCCCTGCGGTCACGAAAAGCCAACTCACTATATTGTAGCGGGCAGAAATGGGGCCGGAAAATCACTGTTATTATCTGCTATTGCTGGCGATGGTAAAACCGTAGCTGGAAAACGGGAGTTCGACTCAGAAGTAGCGCAAGTGTCGATAGCCGCACAACAAGCGTTGATCGAGGAAGAGAGACGAAAAGACAGCGCTGATATACTTGATGTTATAGCTACACCAACTAGAGTCAGAGAGCTTTTTACTCGCACTAATACCGACTATATCAACCACCCTTTTTTCAACACATTAGTCACAATACTTCGCATTGAACATTTGCTGGATGCCGAGTTTCTTGCATTATCGACTGGCGAGACACGCAAAGTCATTATCGTTATGGCATGGCTTAGCAATGCCAAACTTATCGTGCTCGATGAACCTTTCGAAGGGCTAGATATTGATTCTGCAAAAGCGTTTAGTCAGTTTCTCACCTCTCAACAACAAGCCACACTTGTAATAACTGCCAACAAACTGAGCGATATTCCTCAGGGAATACTCGCCTATGTCATCGTTATGGAAAATCTCGCGGTGACGTGGCGTTCTGAAAAAGCCATCAGTTATGAGAGTATCATTGACGAGCTCAGCACATGGTTTGCATTAAGCAACAATGCGGTGTCGCTACCGCAGGCGCTGCTTTCTCATCAAATCACTACCTCAAATACAGTGGAAGACAAGGCGTCACCTCAGGTACTTATTTCCCTTAAAAAGGGCTATGTGAGATACGACGGCAGAACCATATTTGAAAATCTCGATTTTACGGTAACACAACATACCCACTGGCAAATTGTTGGCCCTAACGGCTCTGGTAAAACGTGTTTGCTACAAATGATAACAGGCGATAATCCTCATTGTTACACCAACGAACTGACCCTTTTCGGCATAAAACGAGGAACGGGTGAAAGCATTTGGGATATTAAAAAGCACATTGGCATAATGTCCAATGCGCTGCATATGCAATACAAGGTAAATGCAAGCCTAGAACATGTGATACTTTCTGGCTTTTACGACAGTATTGGCCTTTATGCGAAAGCAAGCCAAGAAGAGAAAACCTGCGCCGCAGAATGGCTGGCCGTATTGGGTATGGAAGATAAGAAGCATACTCCATTTCAGTCGCTCTCTTTTGGCGACCAGCGGTTAGTACTACTCGCAAGAGCAATGGTTAAACACCCCACACTACTCATTCTCGATGAGCCGTGTAACGGACTAGATGAATTTAATCGGCAAAAAATACTGAAGTTCATCGATATAGTCGCTAACGCAAAAACAAGTACGGTGCTATATGTGACACATCACGAGGATGAGTGCCTACCAAGCATTCCCAACAGATTGAATATGCAAGACTACGGACCTATTCTCTCAACAGTCTGA
- a CDS encoding FlgO family outer membrane protein has protein sequence MTTKYKLAGLMLSASLLTISGCSMMMEEEQVAEQAPQRPAMNVIDVTAQDRAPSRPQVTEDEQEVRGMDAYGAIGQPPLYSSVQGAYKGRPLTKHIGDYVKNMTQDLIANMEYVNDKTPIGVTHFALLDTNLQKTDLLGRQMAESFVHELHKFRVPVIDFKATEYIRITEDGDFVLSRDYLELSSSLPIEYVLTGTMTKHQGGVLVNARILGMESRAVVASAQMLVPFYVVDALIPSDGSEQNGMRDGVKLSRG, from the coding sequence ATGACAACTAAATATAAATTGGCAGGGCTCATGCTATCGGCTTCACTACTTACGATAAGTGGTTGCTCGATGATGATGGAAGAAGAACAGGTAGCCGAGCAAGCTCCTCAGCGTCCAGCAATGAATGTGATAGACGTTACCGCTCAAGATCGTGCCCCGAGCAGACCTCAAGTGACAGAAGATGAACAAGAAGTGAGGGGAATGGATGCGTATGGAGCAATTGGGCAACCGCCATTATATTCAAGCGTTCAAGGGGCATATAAGGGCAGGCCGCTAACCAAACATATTGGCGATTATGTGAAAAACATGACGCAAGACCTCATTGCTAACATGGAATATGTTAATGACAAAACGCCTATCGGCGTAACACATTTCGCGTTACTAGATACCAACTTACAAAAAACTGATTTGCTCGGCAGGCAAATGGCGGAATCGTTTGTTCACGAACTTCATAAGTTTCGTGTGCCTGTTATTGATTTCAAGGCGACAGAGTACATTCGTATTACCGAAGACGGTGACTTCGTGTTAAGTCGAGATTACTTGGAGTTAAGCAGCAGTCTTCCTATCGAGTATGTACTGACAGGTACAATGACAAAGCACCAAGGTGGCGTTTTGGTAAATGCGCGAATATTGGGTATGGAATCACGCGCGGTTGTTGCTAGTGCACAAATGCTTGTACCATTTTATGTCGTAGATGCACTCATACCGAGTGATGGCAGTGAAC
- a CDS encoding short-chain fatty acid transporter yields the protein MLNRASKPFVKLVERYLPDPFIFVLILTLVTLVAAVIVEQQSPVTVIEQWGSGIWGLLTFSMQMLLVLVTGFMLANTPLMKALLSRLAMLGNTPGKAIVLVTIVSLTASWINWGFGLVVGALFAKALARNTRVDYRLLVASAYSGFVVWHGGLAGSVPLTIATEGHFAQAQIGVISTSETIFSAFNLSLLAILFVVIPLVNRLMLPTEHDSVFVDTDKLSETQAPVTTNQRPADKLETSRALSLLVGALGLFYLVSYFIQEGGLNLNIVNMLFLFLAIVLHGTPRSLLHSLQQAVQGGSGIIIQFPFYAGIMAVMVQSGLAQSMSQWLISMASADSLPVWSFISAGIVNIFVPSGGGQWAVQAPVVLPAAMELGADVSRVAMAVAWGDAWTNLIQPFWALPVLAIAGLKAKDIMGFCLLQLVITGVIIALVLRFV from the coding sequence ATGCTAAATCGTGCGTCTAAGCCATTTGTTAAGTTAGTCGAGCGCTATCTACCTGACCCTTTCATTTTTGTTCTCATTTTAACACTGGTCACACTCGTCGCTGCAGTCATTGTCGAGCAGCAATCGCCCGTTACGGTTATAGAGCAATGGGGCAGTGGCATCTGGGGACTACTTACCTTTTCGATGCAGATGCTGCTTGTGTTGGTCACAGGCTTTATGCTCGCCAATACGCCGTTGATGAAAGCGCTTTTGTCGCGACTTGCTATGCTGGGCAATACGCCCGGCAAGGCAATAGTGCTTGTCACTATAGTGTCGCTTACCGCGAGTTGGATAAACTGGGGTTTTGGGCTTGTCGTGGGGGCATTATTCGCAAAAGCATTAGCGCGTAATACTCGAGTTGACTACCGTTTGCTGGTGGCAAGCGCCTATTCTGGGTTTGTGGTTTGGCATGGTGGCCTGGCAGGTTCTGTTCCTCTTACTATCGCGACCGAGGGGCATTTTGCCCAAGCTCAAATAGGCGTTATCTCTACCAGTGAGACGATTTTTAGTGCATTTAATCTGTCTTTGCTGGCGATTTTGTTTGTGGTTATTCCGCTGGTTAATAGGCTAATGCTACCCACTGAGCATGACAGTGTATTTGTTGATACAGACAAGCTAAGCGAAACACAAGCACCTGTTACAACCAACCAAAGGCCCGCAGACAAATTAGAAACCAGTAGAGCGCTTTCTTTGTTAGTGGGAGCGTTGGGGCTTTTTTATTTGGTCAGCTATTTTATTCAAGAGGGCGGGCTAAACTTAAACATTGTCAATATGCTCTTCTTGTTTTTAGCTATTGTGTTACACGGTACACCAAGAAGTTTGCTGCACAGCTTACAGCAGGCAGTACAAGGCGGTAGCGGCATTATCATTCAGTTTCCGTTTTACGCTGGCATTATGGCGGTTATGGTGCAATCTGGTTTGGCACAATCAATGTCGCAATGGTTGATTAGCATGGCAAGTGCTGACTCTTTGCCAGTGTGGAGTTTTATCAGTGCAGGCATTGTTAATATCTTCGTGCCTTCTGGAGGCGGGCAGTGGGCAGTTCAGGCCCCCGTTGTTTTGCCTGCGGCCATGGAGCTTGGCGCTGATGTTTCTCGCGTTGCTATGGCGGTCGCCTGGGGAGACGCATGGACAAACTTGATTCAACCCTTCTGGGCATTGCCTGTTTTGGCTATCGCTGGGCTTAAAGCCAAAGACATCATGGGATTTTGCCTATTACAGCTAGTTATAACAGGTGTGATCATTGCGTTGGTGCTTAGATTTGTTTAA